The following are from one region of the Yoonia sp. R2331 genome:
- a CDS encoding ABC transporter permease, with product MAYFIFKRLVQSVLVMLAVAFLAFSLFRFVGDPITQMTGVETSVQDQERLREELGLNDPFISQFMRFTSDMLRGDFGFSFRTRQPVAEMIAVRIPATLELGVVALLISLVVGIPTGVYTALRPRGIATQSILILTLIGVSIPTFVIGIMLIFLFGVQLGWLPTFGRGGTVQIGGWESSFFTIDGWRAILLPAITLGIYQLTLTMRLVRAEMMEVMRTDYIRFAFARGVPMRAIYYRHALSNTLVPVITIIGLQFGGVIAFSIVTESVFEWPGMGLLFLESIRFVDIPVMSVYLVVIAFFFVLVNLIVDLLYIAIDPRLRVRDST from the coding sequence ATGGCATATTTTATCTTCAAACGGCTGGTACAGTCCGTTCTGGTGATGCTTGCCGTCGCCTTCCTCGCCTTTTCGCTATTTCGGTTCGTGGGTGACCCGATCACCCAGATGACCGGTGTCGAAACCTCCGTTCAGGATCAGGAACGCCTGCGCGAAGAATTGGGCCTCAACGATCCCTTCATCTCACAATTCATGCGCTTTACGAGCGACATGCTGCGTGGTGATTTCGGATTCTCGTTCCGCACGCGCCAGCCGGTCGCAGAAATGATTGCGGTGCGCATCCCCGCCACGCTCGAACTTGGGGTCGTCGCCCTTTTGATATCGCTTGTGGTTGGCATCCCCACCGGTGTCTATACGGCGCTCAGACCGCGCGGCATCGCCACGCAATCCATCCTGATCCTGACGCTGATCGGTGTCTCCATCCCGACATTCGTGATCGGGATCATGCTGATCTTCCTTTTTGGTGTGCAACTGGGCTGGCTGCCAACATTCGGGCGTGGCGGCACCGTGCAGATCGGCGGCTGGGAAAGCTCGTTCTTCACCATCGACGGCTGGCGCGCGATCCTCTTGCCCGCAATCACTCTTGGTATCTACCAGCTCACGCTCACCATGCGGCTTGTGCGCGCCGAGATGATGGAGGTGATGCGCACCGACTACATCCGCTTTGCCTTTGCCCGCGGCGTGCCGATGCGCGCCATCTACTACCGCCATGCCCTCTCGAACACGCTGGTGCCCGTGATCACCATCATCGGTCTGCAATTCGGCGGCGTCATCGCCTTTTCCATCGTCACCGAAAGCGTCTTTGAATGGCCCGGCATGGGGCTCTTGTTCCTCGAATCTATCCGCTTCGTCGATATTCCGGTGATGAGCGTCTACCTCGTCGTCATCGCCTTCTTCTTCGTGCTGGTGAACCTGATCGTTGACCTGCTCTACATCGCCATCGACCCGCGATTACGCGTCCGGGACAGCACATGA
- a CDS encoding alanyl-tRNA editing protein: MTKPLFRDDAYARDAVGRVVEITAEGGIVLDQTNFYPTSGGQPGDAGRLTWQGGAIEVATTVKGPGDAIVLVPAEPAALPEPGTQVQQTLAWDRRHKLMRMHTALHLLSVVIPLPVTGGSIGTDKSRLDFDMEDAPADKAALDATLNKLIDCHFAVSDEWITEAELDENPSLVKTLSVQPPRGAGQIRLVRIGVGENTADLQPCGGTHVANTDEIGRVRIGNIEKKGRQNRRVYLHLEEG; the protein is encoded by the coding sequence ATGACCAAACCGCTATTTCGGGATGATGCCTATGCACGTGATGCGGTGGGCCGCGTGGTCGAGATAACAGCCGAGGGTGGAATCGTTTTGGATCAGACGAATTTCTATCCCACATCGGGCGGGCAGCCCGGCGATGCCGGGCGGCTGACATGGCAGGGCGGTGCGATTGAGGTTGCCACAACGGTCAAGGGGCCCGGAGATGCGATTGTTCTGGTTCCCGCAGAGCCTGCGGCCTTGCCAGAGCCGGGCACGCAGGTTCAGCAGACCTTGGCCTGGGACCGGCGGCACAAGTTGATGCGGATGCATACAGCACTTCATTTGCTGTCGGTTGTAATCCCTTTGCCGGTGACGGGCGGGTCCATTGGGACGGACAAGTCGCGGCTGGATTTTGACATGGAAGATGCGCCAGCCGACAAGGCTGCATTGGACGCCACACTCAACAAGCTGATCGATTGCCATTTCGCGGTGTCGGACGAATGGATCACAGAGGCCGAACTGGACGAGAACCCCAGCCTTGTCAAAACGCTGTCGGTGCAGCCGCCGCGCGGGGCAGGGCAGATCCGGTTGGTGCGTATTGGGGTTGGTGAAAACACAGCCGATCTGCAGCCCTGTGGTGGCACGCATGTGGCCAACACTGATGAGATTGGCCGTGTTCGGATCGGCAATATCGAGAAGAAAGGGCGCCAGAACCGGCGGGTCTATCTGCATCTGGAGGAAGGGTGA
- a CDS encoding gamma-glutamylcyclotransferase, whose amino-acid sequence MNLFVYGTLRAFPLMEAVGGDRFRHAPATLDHYQVTGVVGDVVPTIFAEIDGQAEGLLLRNVTPAAMARFDLFEMAWDYTRHTVTVQTADGPKEAEVYLPPEGQSSNGWAWSFQDWEAQNCAAVTDAAKEMFARDPLPDEAGFASRWPMALSRAWARTRARTRRAPTSLRSDHNRFEDGSVAAIRAMSPPQGSFFALQSFEVSHQRFDGQGSGVLPREVFLGVDAALVLPYDPVSERVLLVEQIRMGPLRLGEPNPWVLEPVAGIVDAGETPEAAALREAAEEAGLEDMVLEPINSFYPSPGASTDFFYCYLGLTTLADRDAYSGGLAAEHEDLRLHTIPFARAMDLARTGEIGAGPLLAMLYWLALNRDRLRA is encoded by the coding sequence TTGAACCTGTTTGTTTACGGCACGTTACGCGCCTTTCCGCTGATGGAGGCCGTCGGCGGAGATAGATTTCGCCACGCGCCTGCGACACTCGATCATTACCAGGTCACAGGTGTTGTGGGCGACGTTGTGCCGACGATCTTTGCCGAGATTGACGGTCAGGCAGAGGGGCTGTTGTTGCGGAACGTGACGCCTGCCGCGATGGCGCGGTTTGATCTGTTTGAGATGGCTTGGGACTACACGCGCCATACCGTCACAGTGCAGACAGCGGACGGACCGAAAGAGGCAGAGGTTTATTTGCCGCCTGAGGGGCAGAGTTCGAACGGCTGGGCGTGGTCTTTTCAGGATTGGGAGGCGCAAAATTGCGCAGCCGTGACCGATGCCGCAAAAGAGATGTTTGCCCGCGATCCGCTGCCCGATGAGGCGGGGTTTGCGTCGCGCTGGCCGATGGCCTTGTCCCGCGCGTGGGCGCGGACCCGCGCGCGCACGCGGCGTGCCCCCACCTCCCTGCGCAGTGATCACAACCGATTTGAGGACGGAAGCGTTGCGGCGATACGGGCCATGTCGCCACCACAGGGCAGCTTTTTCGCGCTGCAGTCGTTTGAGGTCAGCCATCAGCGCTTTGACGGACAGGGCAGCGGGGTCTTACCGCGCGAAGTTTTTCTGGGTGTCGATGCCGCACTTGTGCTGCCTTATGACCCGGTCAGTGAAAGGGTGCTTTTGGTGGAACAAATCCGCATGGGGCCACTGCGGCTGGGAGAGCCGAACCCTTGGGTTCTGGAACCGGTGGCGGGCATCGTGGATGCAGGTGAGACGCCAGAGGCCGCCGCACTGCGTGAAGCCGCGGAAGAGGCGGGGCTGGAAGACATGGTGCTGGAACCCATCAACAGCTTTTATCCAAGCCCCGGTGCTTCCACAGACTTTTTCTATTGTTATCTGGGGCTGACAACGCTTGCTGATCGGGATGCCTATTCCGGCGGGCTGGCGGCCGAGCACGAAGACCTGCGGCTGCATACGATCCCCTTTGCGCGCGCGATGGATTTGGCCCGGACCGGAGAGATTGGCGCAGGTCCTTTGCTGGCGATGCTCTATTGGCTGGCATTGAACCGGGACCGCTTGCGCGCTTGA
- a CDS encoding ABC transporter permease yields MIDFLKRREGLWLFVHSPAAMLAALVAVLIFLGALFAPWLSLINPYDLASFSLFDGLLPPVWQEGGNPKFLLGTDDQGRDMISSILYGARLSLLIGLAAMTIATVLGVGLGLAAGYYGGWLDTIVMRIADVQLALPAILTALLIDGIARGVLPPDAQQNPRVAVLTLAIALSLWVNFARTARASTFVQMQKEYVQAAIMMGQRPARVMFVHILPNILGPLLVIMTVDLASAILLEATLSFLGIGLPADSPSLGTLIRIGMQFLLSGEWWILWIPTLFLVALVVSINILGDFLRDVFNTRLR; encoded by the coding sequence ATGATCGACTTTCTCAAACGCCGCGAAGGGCTCTGGCTCTTTGTCCACTCGCCCGCCGCCATGCTTGCGGCCCTGGTGGCGGTGCTGATCTTTCTCGGCGCACTCTTTGCGCCCTGGCTCTCGCTCATAAATCCCTATGATCTGGCCTCCTTCAGCCTTTTTGACGGCCTCTTACCGCCGGTCTGGCAAGAGGGCGGCAATCCCAAGTTCCTGCTTGGCACGGATGATCAGGGGCGCGACATGATCTCATCCATCCTTTACGGCGCGCGCCTGTCGTTGCTGATCGGACTTGCGGCAATGACCATTGCCACGGTGCTTGGCGTGGGCCTCGGACTGGCTGCGGGATATTACGGCGGCTGGCTTGATACCATCGTCATGCGGATCGCAGACGTGCAACTCGCCCTTCCGGCAATCCTGACCGCCCTGCTGATCGATGGCATCGCGCGTGGCGTTCTCCCACCTGATGCGCAGCAAAACCCGCGCGTGGCCGTGCTGACCCTTGCCATTGCCCTGTCACTTTGGGTCAACTTCGCCCGCACCGCCCGCGCCTCGACCTTTGTGCAAATGCAAAAAGAATACGTGCAAGCCGCCATCATGATGGGTCAGCGCCCTGCCCGCGTCATGTTTGTACATATCCTGCCGAATATCCTTGGCCCTCTGCTGGTGATCATGACCGTCGATCTGGCCTCCGCCATCCTGCTCGAGGCGACGCTGTCATTTCTTGGCATTGGCCTGCCCGCTGACAGCCCCTCGCTGGGCACCCTGATCCGGATCGGTATGCAGTTCCTACTTTCGGGCGAGTGGTGGATCCTCTGGATACCAACGCTCTTTCTTGTGGCCCTTGTGGTGTCCATCAACATCCTCGGAGACTTCCTGCGGGACGTCTTCAACACAAGGCTGCGCTGA
- a CDS encoding cysteine synthase A, with the protein MHIKSDLAAAVGNTPLIKLRAASEATGCTILGKAEFLNPGQSVKDRAALFMIRDAVARGDLRPGGTIVEGTAGNTGIGLSLVGASMGFRSVIVMPETQSDEKKEMIRLTGAELVLVPAVPYANPNNYVKYSQRLAAALAKTEPNGAVWANQFDNIANRQAHVETTGPELWEQTGGKLDGFTCACGSGGTLAGVAEVLQPKGVKIALSDPDGSGLYKLFTGETPASGDSISEGIGQGRITANLEGFKPDFAYKIPDAEALPLIYDLLADEGLCMGGSTAINIAGAIRLARDLGPGHTIATMLCDYGTRYQSKVWNPAFLKSKGLPVPAWLDRAPADIPSVAEDV; encoded by the coding sequence ATGCACATCAAATCCGACCTAGCCGCCGCCGTTGGCAACACCCCATTGATCAAGCTGCGCGCCGCGTCAGAGGCGACGGGCTGCACCATTTTGGGCAAGGCAGAATTTCTGAACCCAGGCCAGTCAGTCAAGGACCGTGCGGCGCTTTTCATGATCCGCGACGCGGTGGCGCGCGGTGATTTGCGACCCGGTGGCACCATCGTGGAGGGCACAGCGGGCAACACCGGGATCGGTTTGTCGTTGGTGGGGGCCTCGATGGGGTTCAGATCCGTCATTGTGATGCCCGAAACCCAATCAGACGAAAAGAAAGAAATGATCCGTTTGACCGGGGCGGAATTGGTGCTGGTGCCTGCGGTGCCCTATGCCAATCCAAACAATTACGTGAAGTATTCACAGAGGTTGGCCGCCGCCTTGGCCAAGACAGAACCAAATGGCGCAGTTTGGGCCAACCAGTTTGACAACATTGCCAACCGGCAGGCCCACGTGGAAACCACCGGGCCAGAGCTGTGGGAACAGACGGGCGGCAAGCTGGATGGGTTTACCTGCGCCTGCGGGTCGGGCGGTACGTTGGCCGGTGTCGCCGAGGTCTTGCAGCCCAAGGGCGTGAAGATCGCGTTGTCGGACCCCGATGGATCAGGGCTTTACAAGCTATTCACCGGAGAGACGCCCGCGTCTGGCGATAGTATTTCTGAAGGGATCGGGCAGGGGCGGATTACGGCCAACCTGGAAGGGTTCAAGCCAGACTTTGCCTATAAGATCCCCGATGCCGAAGCGCTTCCGTTGATCTATGATTTGCTGGCTGACGAGGGGTTGTGCATGGGTGGGTCGACGGCAATCAATATCGCAGGGGCCATCCGGTTAGCACGCGACCTTGGGCCAGGGCACACGATTGCAACGATGCTGTGTGACTATGGCACGCGATATCAGTCCAAGGTTTGGAACCCTGCGTTTCTGAAATCAAAAGGGCTGCCAGTGCCGGCGTGGTTGGATCGTGCGCCTGCCGACATACCATCTGTGGCCGAGGACGTGTAA
- a CDS encoding AI-2E family transporter, whose product MKHDPPATPPKDARFELARVQTGALIIIAFAVVLFLLVQARFMLISLATAIILFSLTSDVINFIARLRVGPVRIPNWIASLAAVFLIAGALLTLTSILLAQINTVLVTTLSYAERVPAAVASLFGWLGEDTEAAVFNSVRSVDFSSYLRQAAGSASNLTQGTVLVILFVGFLFAERIWFSTKLHNFVGDAAQAQRVGQIIASIIHRVNYYLLVKTFISAITGFVVFGIASIFGLEVAVAIGVVTFVLNFIPNIGSIVATGLIALAMHVQFGDAALTTAVFVLAGMVQFVAGSIIDPMLMGRALRLSSFGIIISLAFWGAVWGIPGMFLSVPIMVMLLVVCSHVPALRPLAILLSREGLPESEQTLQQTAERDLFDQRRD is encoded by the coding sequence ATGAAGCATGATCCCCCAGCCACACCGCCCAAGGACGCGCGTTTTGAACTGGCGCGCGTGCAAACCGGTGCTTTGATCATCATCGCCTTTGCGGTGGTGCTGTTTCTGCTGGTGCAGGCCCGTTTTATGCTGATCAGCCTCGCAACGGCGATCATCCTGTTTTCACTGACCAGCGACGTGATCAACTTTATCGCACGCCTTCGGGTTGGGCCGGTCCGCATCCCCAACTGGATCGCCAGTCTGGCGGCCGTTTTCCTGATCGCGGGCGCTCTGCTGACGCTCACGTCCATTCTGCTGGCACAGATCAACACAGTGTTGGTGACGACATTGTCTTATGCTGAACGAGTGCCCGCCGCTGTCGCATCGCTCTTTGGGTGGCTGGGTGAGGATACAGAGGCCGCTGTTTTCAACTCCGTGCGATCCGTCGATTTTTCCAGCTACCTGCGACAAGCGGCAGGGTCTGCCAGCAACCTGACCCAAGGCACAGTCCTCGTCATCCTGTTCGTGGGCTTTCTCTTTGCCGAACGCATCTGGTTTTCCACCAAACTGCACAATTTCGTGGGCGATGCGGCACAGGCGCAGCGCGTCGGCCAGATCATCGCCTCGATCATCCACCGGGTGAACTATTACCTGCTGGTCAAAACCTTCATCTCGGCGATCACCGGCTTTGTCGTCTTTGGCATCGCCAGCATTTTCGGGCTAGAGGTCGCGGTGGCCATTGGCGTGGTCACATTTGTACTGAACTTCATCCCCAACATCGGATCAATTGTCGCGACCGGCCTGATCGCGCTCGCGATGCACGTGCAGTTTGGCGATGCGGCCCTGACCACGGCGGTCTTTGTCCTTGCAGGCATGGTGCAGTTTGTTGCCGGATCCATCATCGACCCGATGCTGATGGGCCGCGCGCTACGGTTGTCATCATTTGGGATCATCATCAGCCTTGCGTTCTGGGGGGCCGTCTGGGGCATTCCGGGCATGTTCCTGTCAGTGCCCATCATGGTGATGCTGCTGGTCGTCTGCAGCCACGTCCCGGCCCTGCGCCCTTTGGCGATCCTGCTGTCCCGCGAAGGTCTGCCCGAAAGCGAACAAACCCTGCAGCAAACCGCCGAACGCGATCTTTTTGATCAGCGCCGCGACTAG
- a CDS encoding DUF3772 domain-containing protein — MLLVVSIGTAAVAQTAEPELADDQDAMTPLAAMFQDIAEWENVAQRAEESLGTGVTTTFALNRLRDELFLWRETFADKLADNQARITTVDSQLEALGAPPESGEEDPQIAARRAELDALRQSLATPDSLVAEAHARANGLLAEIDTQARAQFASRLLVRDASPLNPTHWGAAIAAFGASLQLMWSDMAAGIRTKVGNGTIWSVAPLALIGIVAGLVMMLRARGWVRGMRDGLGNRSPQARALWSFILSLGQMVLPLIGLTLFTESLQSLDVLSSRADKMFGALFSAVFVIIVARWLNDKLFPPGPAFGPLSFAPESNDRIRRAGITLSYGLAAIVFVAAMMELVDAARISVAVMLFPLLLFLAFTLYQLGNALRSPPVDDPNYSGTGGRVRSVIGRLTMGVALAAPVFAALGYVNAAIGLFRPVVLTLAILGVVVVLQRLVSDIYDSGDADEADAAGPLMPVLIGLGVGILALPFLALAWGARVTDLFEIWARISAGFAVGDTRISPSDFMTFLLVFAIGYVLTRFVQATLRNSVLPRTKLDLGGQNAVRSGVGYVGIFLAGLFAITSAGIDLTSLAFVAGALSLGIGFGLQNIVQNFVSGIILLIERPIAEGDMIEVNGQMGFVRDISVRSTRIETFDRTDVIIPNADLVSGQVINWTQGNPVGRLIVPVGVAYGTDVEKVRGILAEIAEKHPMSLMDPPPQVFFMGFGASSLDFEIRVHLRDVNWKVVTLSEMNYEINARFAEAGIEVPFPQQDLWLRNPETLNRPEET, encoded by the coding sequence TTGCTGCTGGTCGTTTCGATCGGCACCGCTGCTGTGGCGCAAACCGCAGAACCTGAACTTGCAGATGATCAGGACGCAATGACGCCGCTTGCTGCGATGTTTCAGGACATTGCGGAGTGGGAGAATGTTGCGCAGCGGGCCGAGGAAAGTCTTGGTACAGGCGTGACGACGACATTTGCCCTGAACCGATTGCGGGATGAGTTGTTCCTTTGGCGCGAGACGTTTGCAGACAAACTGGCCGATAATCAGGCGCGGATCACCACGGTGGACAGCCAGTTGGAGGCGTTAGGCGCGCCCCCTGAAAGCGGGGAAGAGGACCCGCAGATCGCCGCCCGCCGTGCAGAGTTAGACGCGCTGCGCCAAAGCCTTGCGACCCCCGATAGCTTGGTGGCAGAGGCGCACGCGCGTGCCAATGGGCTGTTGGCCGAAATTGATACGCAGGCGCGGGCGCAATTTGCCAGCCGGTTGCTGGTGCGCGATGCCTCGCCCCTTAATCCCACCCATTGGGGGGCGGCGATCGCGGCCTTTGGTGCGAGTTTGCAACTGATGTGGTCGGATATGGCGGCCGGGATCAGGACCAAGGTGGGCAACGGGACAATCTGGTCTGTCGCACCGCTTGCGCTGATAGGGATCGTTGCGGGTCTAGTCATGATGCTGCGCGCGCGGGGCTGGGTGCGGGGCATGCGCGACGGGCTGGGCAACAGATCACCACAGGCCCGGGCGCTGTGGTCGTTCATCCTGTCGCTGGGGCAGATGGTGCTGCCGCTGATCGGGCTGACGCTGTTTACCGAGTCTTTGCAAAGCCTAGATGTGCTGTCATCACGGGCAGACAAGATGTTCGGAGCCCTCTTTTCCGCGGTCTTCGTCATCATCGTTGCCCGCTGGTTGAACGACAAACTGTTCCCACCGGGCCCCGCCTTTGGCCCGCTAAGCTTTGCGCCCGAAAGCAATGACCGCATTCGGCGCGCGGGGATCACGCTAAGCTATGGTTTGGCGGCGATTGTGTTCGTTGCCGCGATGATGGAGCTGGTTGATGCGGCACGCATCTCTGTCGCGGTGATGCTGTTTCCGTTGCTGCTGTTTTTGGCGTTCACGCTGTATCAGCTGGGCAATGCGCTGCGCAGCCCGCCGGTGGATGATCCGAACTATAGCGGCACCGGGGGCCGGGTGCGGAGCGTGATCGGGCGGCTGACGATGGGGGTTGCCCTTGCAGCACCGGTTTTTGCAGCGCTTGGCTATGTCAACGCAGCTATTGGCCTGTTCCGCCCGGTGGTGCTGACGCTTGCGATCCTTGGCGTCGTGGTCGTGCTGCAACGGTTGGTGTCGGATATCTACGATTCAGGTGACGCGGACGAGGCTGATGCCGCAGGGCCGTTGATGCCGGTGCTGATCGGGCTGGGCGTGGGCATTCTTGCCTTGCCGTTCCTGGCCTTGGCCTGGGGCGCGCGGGTGACGGATTTGTTTGAAATCTGGGCCCGAATCTCTGCCGGGTTTGCGGTCGGAGATACCCGGATTTCGCCGTCCGATTTCATGACCTTCCTGCTGGTCTTTGCCATCGGCTATGTGCTGACGCGATTTGTGCAGGCGACGCTGCGCAATTCGGTTCTACCACGTACAAAGCTGGATCTGGGAGGGCAGAATGCGGTGCGATCCGGTGTTGGCTACGTCGGCATTTTTCTGGCGGGGCTGTTTGCGATCACCAGCGCAGGGATTGATCTGACTTCGCTTGCCTTTGTGGCGGGTGCGCTGTCGCTGGGTATCGGCTTTGGCTTGCAGAACATTGTGCAGAACTTTGTCTCTGGCATCATCCTGCTGATCGAACGCCCGATTGCCGAGGGCGACATGATCGAGGTCAACGGCCAGATGGGGTTTGTGCGCGATATTTCGGTCAGGTCGACGCGGATCGAGACCTTTGACCGGACCGATGTGATCATTCCCAATGCGGATCTGGTCAGCGGGCAGGTGATCAACTGGACCCAAGGCAACCCGGTGGGGCGTCTGATCGTGCCGGTTGGTGTGGCCTATGGGACGGATGTGGAAAAGGTGCGCGGCATACTGGCCGAGATCGCGGAAAAGCACCCGATGTCGCTGATGGACCCGCCGCCGCAGGTGTTTTTCATGGGGTTCGGTGCATCCTCGCTGGATTTTGAAATCCGCGTGCATTTGCGCGATGTGAACTGGAAGGTCGTGACCCTGTCCGAGATGAATTATGAGATTAACGCGCGATTTGCCGAAGCCGGGATTGAAGTTCCGTTCCCGCAACAGGACTTGTGGCTGCGCAATCCAGAGACCCTGAACCGTCCGGAGGAGACATGA
- a CDS encoding dipeptide ABC transporter ATP-binding protein — protein MLTIQDLAVNFPSRFGDITAIADVDMTIKPGEIHGLVGESGAGKSTVGAAVIGLLQSPGYIANGKLTLDDIDLRTLDRDAAHALRGSRISMIFQDPQTSLNPLMTIEDQLVETILAHEDISHQAAHDRAVDLLEEIGISNAAQRIKSYPHQFSGGMRQRVVIALALCTNPDVIIADEPTTALDVAVQSQVLDLLRRLVDTRQIAVILITHDIGVIAQITDNVTVMRNGRVVETGSTAQILRDPQETYTKGLIAAVPPLDRKLERFAVIASEDTAPGDLGNRAKDWLLDGLRQEATGLTVQNLRVTFPGVRTSLFSRPDPYVALHDISFTVQPGRIMGLVGESGSGKSTLAKAITGLIPVQSGTMLLGDAPLPAGKARPRDHPSRQLIQMVFQDPYSSLNSRHRIGKILTEPLWLYGLVEDADERHALAAAMLDLVGMAPGAIDKYPHQFSGGQRQRIAVARALLARPRFLICDEPTSALDVSIQAEILNLLKDLQSTFDLSILFISHNLAVVRQMANDAIVLRNGVIEEIGASETLFAAPQAAYTKELLALTPTL, from the coding sequence ATGCTGACGATCCAGGACCTCGCCGTCAATTTCCCCTCTCGCTTTGGCGACATCACCGCCATTGCGGACGTGGACATGACCATAAAACCCGGCGAAATCCACGGTCTCGTGGGCGAAAGCGGCGCAGGCAAATCCACCGTTGGTGCCGCCGTCATCGGCCTTCTGCAGTCGCCGGGCTACATCGCAAACGGCAAGCTGACGCTTGACGACATCGACCTACGCACACTCGACCGCGATGCAGCCCATGCCCTGCGTGGCAGCCGCATCTCGATGATCTTTCAAGACCCGCAAACCAGCCTCAACCCGCTGATGACGATCGAGGATCAGCTGGTCGAAACCATCCTCGCGCACGAGGATATCTCGCATCAGGCTGCACACGACCGCGCCGTGGACCTGCTGGAAGAGATCGGGATCTCCAACGCCGCACAGCGTATCAAATCATACCCGCACCAATTCTCGGGCGGGATGCGCCAGCGCGTGGTCATCGCTCTTGCACTTTGCACAAACCCCGACGTGATCATCGCAGATGAGCCAACCACTGCCCTTGATGTTGCGGTGCAAAGCCAGGTGCTCGACCTCTTGCGCCGCCTTGTCGACACCCGCCAGATCGCCGTCATCCTGATCACCCATGACATCGGGGTGATCGCCCAGATCACCGATAACGTCACCGTCATGCGCAACGGGCGCGTGGTCGAAACCGGCTCAACCGCGCAGATTCTACGCGACCCTCAGGAAACCTATACCAAAGGTCTGATCGCCGCCGTACCGCCCCTTGATCGCAAGCTTGAACGCTTCGCCGTCATTGCAAGCGAAGACACGGCACCCGGTGACCTTGGCAACCGCGCCAAGGACTGGCTGCTTGATGGGCTCCGGCAAGAGGCGACAGGCCTGACCGTGCAAAACCTACGCGTCACTTTTCCCGGTGTACGCACCTCGCTCTTTTCGCGCCCCGACCCGTATGTTGCCCTGCATGACATCAGCTTTACCGTGCAACCGGGCCGGATCATGGGGCTTGTGGGCGAAAGCGGCTCTGGCAAATCGACACTCGCCAAGGCCATCACCGGGCTGATCCCGGTGCAAAGCGGCACCATGCTGTTGGGTGATGCCCCCCTGCCCGCTGGCAAGGCCCGCCCGCGCGACCACCCGTCCCGGCAGCTAATCCAGATGGTGTTTCAGGATCCCTACTCCAGCCTCAATTCACGTCACCGCATCGGCAAAATCCTGACAGAGCCGTTGTGGCTTTATGGTCTGGTCGAGGATGCAGACGAACGCCATGCGCTCGCCGCAGCAATGCTTGATCTGGTCGGCATGGCACCCGGCGCCATTGACAAATACCCGCATCAGTTTTCAGGCGGCCAGCGCCAACGCATCGCTGTGGCCCGCGCCCTACTTGCCCGCCCGCGGTTCCTGATCTGTGATGAACCAACTTCGGCACTTGACGTGTCAATTCAGGCCGAAATCCTGAACCTTCTCAAAGACCTGCAATCTACTTTTGATCTTTCAATCCTGTTCATCAGCCACAACCTTGCCGTCGTGCGCCAAATGGCCAACGACGCCATCGTCCTGCGCAACGGCGTGATCGAAGAAATCGGCGCATCCGAAACCCTCTTCGCCGCCCCACAGGCCGCCTACACCAAGGAACTGCTGGCGCTGACACCAACACTTTAG
- a CDS encoding TrgA family protein, translating to MPTAGRLTAALALALLGGYLAYLTSPLFEEGSLPGFWWPLCILAGVWAGWVVMGKRAGRGYSAAVGNGFTGVAAQVFWILFLTAGADMLQKSMRRSYDGPIEAVIDVFQLMWEYAQDLGTQEVGVALVVGAICAAFFSEFYAKRFP from the coding sequence ATGCCGACAGCCGGACGTTTGACCGCCGCCTTGGCCCTTGCCCTGTTGGGGGGCTATCTGGCTTATCTGACATCGCCACTTTTCGAAGAGGGGTCTTTGCCCGGTTTCTGGTGGCCTTTATGTATCCTGGCCGGTGTCTGGGCCGGTTGGGTGGTGATGGGCAAGCGCGCCGGTCGCGGCTATTCGGCGGCGGTGGGCAACGGATTTACCGGTGTGGCGGCGCAAGTGTTCTGGATCCTGTTTCTGACGGCGGGTGCAGATATGCTGCAGAAATCCATGCGCCGCAGCTATGACGGTCCGATCGAGGCGGTGATTGATGTGTTCCAACTGATGTGGGAATACGCGCAGGATCTGGGCACGCAAGAGGTGGGCGTGGCCCTGGTCGTTGGCGCGATTTGTGCGGCCTTCTTTTCGGAATTCTACGCGAAACGCTTTCCTTGA